One Paroedura picta isolate Pp20150507F chromosome 16, Ppicta_v3.0, whole genome shotgun sequence genomic region harbors:
- the LOC143825891 gene encoding olfactory receptor 6B1-like produces MENLTVISEFILLGFTTGFEIQPFLFVVFFLTYILTVLENLIIISLIKNNQNLHKPMYFFLGNLSFLEICYISVTLPKLLVDFWSKSKIISFQSCMAQLYFFISLMCTECVLLAVMAYDRYVAICNPLCYPVIMTHRLCFQLGLLSWVCGFSISLVKVTFISRLSFCGPGVINHFFCDISPVLNLSCTDMSVAELVDFLLALVILLIPLLITVLSYLFIIISIFHISTTQGKKKAFSTCASHLTVVIIFFSTTVFMYARPRKIHPFNLNKIVSIFYAVITPALNPLIYCLRNGEVKEALRRNLRRRLRVR; encoded by the coding sequence ATGGAGAATCTTACAGTCATCTCTGAATTTATCCTCCTGGGGTTCACCACTGGATTTGAGATCCAGCCTTTTCTTTTTGTGGTCTTCTTCCTCACTTACATATTAACAGTCCTGGAGAATCTCATCATTATctcattaattaaaaataatcagAACCTTCACAAGCCAATGTACTTCTTCTTGGGAAACCTCTCTTTCTTGGAAATCTGCTATATCAGTGTCACACTTCCAAAACTGCTGGTAGACTTCTGGTCAAAGAGTAAAATAATCTCCTTCCAGAGTTGCATGGCACAACTTTACTTCTTCATCTCCCTTATGTGTACTGAATGTGTCCTCCTGGCTGTCATGGCATATGACCGCTATGTAGCCATATGCAATCCACTTTGTTATCCAGTCATCATGACCCATCGTTTGTGCTTCCAGCTAGGTTTGCTCTCCTGGGTGTGTGGCTTTTCTATCTCTTTAGTCAAGGTCACCTTTATCTCTAGACTCAGCTTCTGTGGCCCTGGAGTCATCAATCACTTTTTTTGTGACATCTCTCCTGTACTTAACCTCTCCTGCACTGATATGTCAGTGGCTGAGCTGGTGGATTTCCTTTTGGCCTTGGTCATCCTCTTAATCCCACTCTTGATCACTGTCCTGTCCTACTTGTTCATCATTATTTCAATTTTTCATATTTCTACAActcaaggaaagaagaaagcctTCTCAACCTGTGCCTCCCATCTTACCGTGGTCATCATCTTCTTCTCAACAACAGTCTTCATGTATGCTCGGCCCAGAAAAATTCACCCCTTTAATCTCAACAAAATTGTGTCCATCTTCTATGCCGTGATCACGCCAGCTCTCAATCCTCTCATCTATTGTTTGAGAAATGGAGAAGTGAAAGAAGCACTACGAAGAAATTTACGTAGGAGGCTTCGAGTTAGATAA